In Salvia miltiorrhiza cultivar Shanhuang (shh) chromosome 4, IMPLAD_Smil_shh, whole genome shotgun sequence, the DNA window AGTGTTCGTCTTCTTTGCCACCATTACGGCGTTTGAAATCCACTGATGGATACCAGAGCGGATTTCTCTGTGTTATCCCGATCATTTAGCAGCTCTGTCAATTCCTgccattcctctgccagagcagcgacATCGCCCACCTTCCCTTTCTTCCTAGTATCTGGTCCCTCTGCTATCCTTTCTCTTTTCTGACCCGAAGAATGTGTAAGTATTCGCACATGGCACTCCTTTGACATTTTTTTATCACCCCATACTTCCCCTACTCTTCCACCTGcgatggggaatttcatcttcagGTGGAACATTGAAATAACTGCTCTGAATGCTGTCAGAGCGGGGCGTCCAAGTATCACATTATAAGATGGTTTGGGCATATCTACAACTAGGAATCGTATCATCCTGGTTTTGCAAGCATCCGTCCTACCGAGGGTGACTGGTAGCTCCACGAATCCCATCGGCATGACGATTTCCCCCCCAAATCCGAACAAGAGGGCGTTCATGGGCTCGATGTTAGCTTCAATCCCCATATTCTGCAAACATTCCAGATATAGAATGTTCACTGCACTTCCTGAATCTACAAAAATGCGATGTACAATACAAGATGTTATATCTGCTGTGAAGACCAGTGCATCATCATGGGGGTACATTAGCGTTTGTAGGTCCTCTGACCCGAAAGTAATGACCGAATCATCGGCTACACCTGTGATCTCAATTACCTGCTTGGGGTAATACCCCGACCTTACCGCCCGCACGACTTGTTTCTTGGCCCGATTGGAAGTTGGTATCCCATTCTCGCCGAAAATCATATGTGTTTCCCTTCTGGGGGGGGGGAAGTGCCCGACCCTGCACGGCCCCTTTATGTTGATCGCGGTTTTCCTCCGGGCATCGATTCCGGTCATTCCCCTGAGCTTGTCTCTGATCATTTCCTTGATCCTGCCTCTGACCCTGGCCTTCGTTTCCTCTGGCTATAAACTGATCCAGATTACCCTGGCGCACTAAAAACTCCAGTTGGTGTTTGAGATGCCCACATTGTTTTGTATAATGCCCGTAAGAATTGTGGTATTTACATAGTTTATTATTAGGCCCCGGCTGCGGCTGCCCATCCCTGTAAGTTCCTGGTGCCTTGAAGAATGGCTGATTCTTAATTATATGAAAGATCTCCTCCTGTGGTATGTTCAAGGGGGTGTATTCGTCGAAACGATTGACTTCATTTACAGTGGGCTGCTGGCGAGGTGGCACCTCTGTCTGCGGAGGAAGTGCCCTCGAGGGAAGCCCTCTGAAGGGAGCCGCCTGATCCTGGTTCCTGTTACTCTGCTCCGGTGTAGCTTCGGCCCTTTTAGCCTTGTGTTTATCATTCTCGGCCTTTCGCGCCATCCTGGCGTCCTCCAATTGCAAGTACCCTGGTAACCTTGCCATGATATCGTCGAAATCCCAGGCTGGCCTGATTTGTAATTCATCGAAGAAGAGCCCCAGCTTCAACCCTCTGACGTAGGTACAATTCTTTATGTGCGACTtcgcctctggcacctccagagcggtgAGATTGGATCGGGCAGTGTACTCCCGTagtgtttcattttgatcttgcTTTATGTCCATCAAggaaagggctgacttcccaACCCTTCGTGAACTCGCGAATTGCCTCAGAAAACGTGTTTGCAGATCCTCAAAAGAatgaatggaatttggggccAGAGTTCCAAACCACAGCTGGGCTGGCCCAGTCAGGGTAGTAGAGAATATTCGGCATTTGATGCCTTCCGTATACATGTGCAGTGTAACAGGTTAAGGTGTACCTCTGGGTCAGTGGTACCATCATAATCTAATGAGATACGCTTGTAGCTCCTTGGCAGAGTATCCACCAGAATGTTAGCGGAAAACGGGCTCCGGCTGGTGGTGGTATGGACCTTTGATGTTTTGGCCCGCTTGTCGTCCTTGTACCTCCCATGTTCCCTCATTTCCTTTGGCGAGTCGTGAGCGTGATGACGCTTGTGACCCCTATGTCCCTATCTTCCAGAGGTGTATTCCTGGTCCCGTCCCTCTGTCCGTTCAGTCTGTCGCGACTTCTCTGACCgatgtgatttctctgaccggtATCATTTCGCTGCTCGGTGAGATCTCTCTGGCCTTTGTACTTTCTCAATTCTCTGAGATTTCTCTCTCAGAGTATCCTCCAAGTCCTTGAGCTGGTTCTTCAGTTGTGACACTTGATTTTTGAGTTTCGCGTTTTCCTTGGTCTTTCTTCCACAAACATAGGAGTGATGGAGCGACTGTCAGATTCATCTACCCTCTCCCTCCTGATAATGCTACTCAGCATgacacggctcccctctggGCGCCGTTCTGGTTCTTTCTCAGCAGGGAACCTTTGTGCTTCCTTGGGCAGTGTAGATTGTTTATTGGCGATTTGTTCATTTATCTCCAGAGCAGCAGGAGGCGGGATTTCAGTGCTCTGCTGGTTGAGCATTCCCAGCAGAGGAGTCGTGGTAGGAACAATTGATAAAAGCGGCGTTCCCAACGCTTGGCGCACAGCAGCGTAGTTGAGCAGAGCCATCATTTGCTCCGCTAGCACGAAGTTCAGAGGACCGCCACCAGATGTGGGGACCAGACCCTGCAATTCAGATCCAGTGGCCATCAGAGCTGATCTCTGGGGAGTGATGTT includes these proteins:
- the LOC131022967 gene encoding uncharacterized protein LOC131022967 — protein: MREHGRYKDDKRAKTSKVHTTTSRSPFSANILVDTLPRSYKRISLDYDGIKCRIFSTTLTGPAQLWFGTLAPNSIHSFEDLQTRFLRQFASSRRVGKSALSLMDIKQDQNETLREYTARSNLTALEVPEAKSHIKNCTYVRGLKLGLFFDELQIRPAWDFDDIMARLPGYLQLEDARMARKAENDKHKAKRAEATPEQSNRNQDQAAPFRGLPSRALPPQTEVPPRQQPTVNEVNRFDEYTPLNIPQEEIFHIIKNQPFFKAPGTYRDGQPQPGPNNKLCKYHNSYGHYTKQCGHLKHQLEFLVRQGNLDQFIARGNEGQGQRQDQGNDQRQAQGNDRNRCPEENRDQHKGAVQGRALPPPQKGNTYDFRREWDTNFQSGQETSRAGGKVGVLPQADSGSAVNILYLECLQNMGIEANIEPMNALLFGFGGEIVMPMGFVELPVTLGRTDACKTRMIRFLVVDMPKPSYNVILGRPALTAFRAVISMFHLKMKFPIAGGRVGEVWGDKKMSKECHVRILTHSSGQKRERIAEGPDTRKKGKVGDVAALAEEWQELTELLNDRDNTEKSALVSISGFQTP